In Methylocystis echinoides, one genomic interval encodes:
- a CDS encoding DUF3501 family protein, producing the protein MTNRHELTRADILPWAEYAKGRAEHRRRITAIKRNRRVEVGPFVTFYFESFDTMWLQVQEMLHIERGGDAQIPEELAAYNPLIPKGRELVATFMIEIDDPLRRARVLAGLGGVEETAFIEVGGARVGAKAETDQDRTSADGKASSVQFVHFPFTDAEVAAFREPNTRVILGLSHPNYSHMAVLSEATRAALAQDFA; encoded by the coding sequence ATGACGAACCGTCACGAACTCACCCGCGCCGACATTCTTCCCTGGGCGGAATACGCCAAGGGGCGCGCCGAGCATCGCCGGCGCATCACCGCGATCAAGCGAAACCGACGCGTCGAGGTCGGTCCCTTCGTGACCTTCTATTTCGAAAGCTTCGACACGATGTGGCTGCAGGTGCAGGAGATGCTGCACATCGAGCGCGGCGGCGACGCGCAGATCCCTGAAGAGCTCGCCGCCTATAATCCGCTGATCCCCAAGGGGCGCGAGCTGGTCGCCACCTTCATGATCGAGATCGACGATCCCTTGCGGCGCGCGCGCGTGCTCGCGGGGCTCGGCGGCGTCGAGGAGACCGCCTTTATCGAGGTCGGCGGCGCGCGGGTCGGCGCCAAAGCCGAAACCGATCAGGACCGCACCAGCGCCGACGGCAAGGCGAGCTCGGTGCAATTCGTGCACTTTCCTTTCACCGACGCCGAGGTCGCGGCCTTCCGCGAACCGAATACGCGGGTGATTCTGGGCCTCTCGCATCCCAATTACAGCCATATGGCGGTGTTGTCGGAAGCGACGCGGGCGGCGCTGGCGCAAGATTTCGCGTAA
- a CDS encoding heterodisulfide reductase-related iron-sulfur binding cluster encodes MREGSLEAPTRHPLDWENPDFYDEEKLDAEMRRVFDICHGCRRCFNLCDSFPRLFDLVDESKSGELDTVASADFKKVVDACTLCDMCFLTKCPYVPPHEFNLDFPHLILRYRAVEAKKNGVGAIDHALTETDRNGKWATLISGAVNWATRRGSPLRGLEEKFAGIDKDAELPEYANQSLQAKAKANPPARNEKAPARARKAALYATCYGDYNDTSIGMAALAVLARNGVETEVVHPHCCGMPKLEQGLLGEVAEAARKVAAAFAPYIEQGYDIVAPVPSCALMLKFEWPLILPNDASVKRLAEATFDLSEYIVDIARKEGLVDGMAPIEGGVAFHMSCHSRAQNFGQKGAELLNLIPQADVAVVERCSGHGGAWGYKKGNFETAMKVGKPAMRQLNTAGKKHVVSECPLAGIHLEQGIEQLAGDAPKPERVGHPIVLMARAYGVTSE; translated from the coding sequence ATGAGAGAAGGCAGTCTCGAAGCGCCCACCCGGCATCCGCTGGACTGGGAAAATCCCGATTTCTATGACGAGGAGAAGCTCGACGCCGAGATGCGGCGCGTCTTCGATATTTGTCACGGCTGCCGCCGCTGCTTCAATCTCTGCGATTCCTTTCCGCGGCTCTTCGATCTCGTCGACGAATCGAAGAGCGGCGAACTCGACACGGTCGCGAGCGCCGATTTCAAGAAGGTTGTGGACGCCTGCACGCTCTGCGACATGTGCTTCCTCACCAAGTGCCCTTACGTGCCGCCGCACGAGTTCAATCTCGACTTCCCGCACCTGATTTTGCGCTATCGCGCAGTGGAAGCGAAGAAGAACGGCGTTGGCGCGATCGATCATGCGTTGACCGAGACGGACCGCAACGGCAAATGGGCGACCCTGATTTCCGGCGCCGTCAATTGGGCGACGCGACGCGGCAGTCCGTTGCGTGGGCTCGAAGAGAAATTCGCCGGCATCGACAAGGACGCCGAACTGCCGGAATACGCCAACCAGTCGCTGCAGGCGAAAGCCAAGGCCAATCCGCCGGCGCGCAACGAGAAGGCGCCCGCGCGGGCGCGCAAGGCGGCGCTCTACGCCACCTGTTACGGCGATTACAACGACACATCGATCGGCATGGCGGCGCTCGCCGTGCTCGCAAGGAACGGCGTCGAGACCGAGGTGGTGCATCCGCACTGCTGCGGCATGCCCAAGCTCGAACAGGGGCTGCTCGGCGAAGTCGCCGAAGCCGCGCGTAAAGTTGCGGCCGCTTTCGCACCCTACATCGAGCAGGGCTACGATATTGTGGCTCCTGTCCCGTCCTGCGCGCTGATGCTGAAATTCGAATGGCCGCTGATTCTGCCCAATGACGCCAGCGTGAAACGGCTCGCCGAGGCGACCTTCGATCTTTCCGAATATATCGTCGACATCGCGCGCAAGGAGGGGCTCGTCGACGGCATGGCGCCGATCGAGGGCGGCGTCGCCTTCCATATGTCCTGCCATTCTCGCGCGCAGAATTTCGGCCAGAAGGGCGCTGAGCTGCTCAATCTCATCCCGCAGGCGGATGTCGCCGTCGTCGAGCGCTGCTCCGGACATGGCGGCGCCTGGGGTTATAAGAAGGGCAATTTCGAAACGGCGATGAAGGTCGGCAAGCCGGCGATGCGCCAGCTCAATACGGCGGGCAAGAAACATGTGGTCTCGGAATGCCCGCTCGCCGGCATCCATCTGGAGCAGGGAATCGAACAGCTTGCCGGCGACGCGCCGAAGCCGGAGCGGGTTGGTCACCCAATCGTGCTGATGGCGCGGGCTTACGGGGTGACGAGCGAATAG
- a CDS encoding rubrerythrin family protein → MASLKGSKTEENLKAAFAGESQANRRYLYFAQKADVEGYNDVAAVFRSTAEGETGHAHGHLEFLEGVGDPATGLPIGKTSDNLKAAVAGETHEYTDMYPGMARSAREEGFDEIADWFETLAKAERSHAGRFQRALDELK, encoded by the coding sequence ATGGCATCGCTCAAGGGCAGCAAGACCGAAGAGAACCTGAAGGCCGCTTTCGCCGGCGAGTCGCAGGCAAACCGCCGCTATCTGTATTTCGCTCAGAAGGCCGACGTCGAAGGCTACAATGACGTGGCCGCCGTGTTCCGTTCCACCGCCGAAGGCGAGACCGGCCACGCCCATGGCCACCTCGAATTCCTGGAGGGGGTCGGCGATCCGGCGACGGGCCTGCCGATCGGCAAGACGTCCGACAATCTGAAGGCCGCCGTCGCCGGCGAGACCCATGAATATACCGACATGTATCCCGGCATGGCCCGCTCGGCGCGCGAAGAGGGCTTCGACGAGATCGCCGACTGGTTCGAGACGCTGGCCAAGGCCGAGCGTTCGCACGCCGGCCGCTTCCAGCGCGCGCTCGACGAGCTGAAGTAA
- a CDS encoding methyltransferase, protein MTLKPSPEKLLSLGMSFWNAKALLTAVELGAFDALCEAPADCETLRERLGLHPRSARDFFDALVALKLLEREEGVYRNTAESDFFLVRGKPSYVGGLLEMANARLYESWGHLSEALKTGKRQSENKEEGDLFAALYADPARLRGFLAAMSGVSAGAANAIADKFPWSRYKSFVDIGAAQGMVPATIARAHPHLTGGGFDLPQVKPIFEEFVAAHRLADRLRFYAGDFFADPLPAADVLIMGHILHDWDLAQKRTLLKKAYDALPSGGALIVYEALIDDDRRDNAFGLLMSLNMLIETAGGFDYTGADCQGWMKEAGFAETRVEHLVGPDAMVVGIKRG, encoded by the coding sequence ATGACCTTGAAGCCCTCGCCCGAAAAACTCCTCTCGCTGGGCATGTCCTTCTGGAACGCCAAGGCGTTGCTCACGGCGGTGGAGCTCGGCGCGTTCGACGCGCTTTGCGAAGCGCCCGCAGACTGTGAGACGTTGAGAGAAAGGCTGGGCCTGCATCCCCGTTCCGCGCGCGATTTCTTCGACGCGCTGGTGGCGCTGAAGCTTCTCGAGCGCGAGGAGGGGGTCTATCGCAACACCGCCGAATCCGACTTTTTTCTCGTTCGCGGCAAGCCGAGCTATGTCGGCGGCCTGCTGGAGATGGCTAACGCCCGCCTCTATGAGAGCTGGGGCCATCTCTCCGAAGCCCTGAAGACCGGCAAGCGTCAGAGCGAGAACAAGGAGGAGGGCGATCTCTTCGCGGCGCTCTACGCCGATCCGGCGCGGCTGCGGGGCTTTCTCGCGGCGATGAGCGGCGTCAGCGCCGGCGCCGCCAACGCTATCGCCGACAAGTTTCCCTGGAGCCGCTATAAGAGCTTCGTCGATATCGGCGCGGCGCAGGGCATGGTCCCGGCCACAATCGCCCGCGCGCATCCGCATCTGACGGGCGGCGGCTTCGACCTGCCGCAGGTGAAGCCCATCTTCGAGGAATTCGTCGCCGCCCATCGCCTCGCCGACCGGCTGCGCTTTTACGCCGGCGACTTCTTCGCTGATCCCCTGCCGGCCGCGGATGTGCTCATCATGGGCCATATCCTGCACGACTGGGACCTGGCCCAGAAACGCACGCTGCTCAAAAAGGCCTATGACGCTTTGCCCTCGGGCGGCGCGCTGATCGTCTATGAGGCGCTCATCGACGACGATCGCCGCGATAACGCTTTCGGCTTGCTGATGAGCCTCAATATGCTGATCGAGACGGCCGGCGGCTTCGACTACACCGGCGCCGACTGCCAGGGCTGGATGAAGGAAGCAGGCTTCGCGGAGACGCGGGTCGAGCATCTGGTCGGCCCCGACGCCATGGTGGTCGGAATCAAGCGGGGGTGA
- a CDS encoding poly-gamma-glutamate hydrolase family protein: MADRYDSFAALAAREIEGAHYRIRVAQRASPLAIVAPHGGFIEPGTSEAALAIAHECFSFYCFESLTLRAKGDGLHITSTRFDEPQALQLVAASEVVIGVHGRKNGDDGASVWVGGLHEALRDSICAALLDSGFRAKPVGEGHPLAGRDPRNICNRGRCGAGVQLEIPRALRISFSHDEASRHAFADAVRGALRQGG, encoded by the coding sequence ATGGCGGATCGATATGACAGCTTCGCCGCTCTGGCGGCGCGAGAGATCGAGGGCGCGCATTATCGAATTCGAGTCGCGCAACGCGCCTCGCCCCTCGCCATTGTCGCGCCGCACGGCGGCTTCATCGAGCCGGGCACGTCGGAGGCGGCGCTCGCAATCGCCCACGAATGCTTTTCGTTCTATTGCTTCGAAAGTCTGACGCTGCGCGCCAAGGGCGACGGCCTGCACATTACTTCCACGCGCTTCGACGAGCCGCAAGCGTTGCAACTCGTGGCCGCGTCAGAAGTCGTGATCGGCGTGCATGGCCGCAAGAATGGCGACGACGGGGCGTCTGTCTGGGTCGGCGGATTGCACGAGGCGTTGCGCGACTCGATATGCGCCGCGCTTCTGGACAGCGGGTTTCGCGCCAAGCCGGTTGGCGAAGGGCATCCGCTCGCCGGACGCGACCCCCGAAATATCTGCAACAGGGGGCGCTGTGGCGCGGGCGTGCAACTCGAAATCCCACGCGCGCTGCGCATAAGCTTTTCGCATGACGAAGCCAGCCGCCATGCTTTCGCCGACGCCGTGCGCGGGGCGCTGCGTCAGGGCGGATGA